The Williamsoniiplasma somnilux genome includes a window with the following:
- the prmC gene encoding peptide chain release factor N(5)-glutamine methyltransferase: protein MILLDAFRILTNLNISLPKADVYHVLEKITKRDRQWLINNFDKPFNQKENLEMIIEELQSGKPLAYILKEKYFFGFKFYVDSRVLIPRPETELLVSEGLKFLEENPQAVVSDVCCGSGNIGISISKIKNISINLIDISREALEVAQINSLKTKVNIFQGDYIWALIEQNIKSDLILVNPPYINKNDLEVKESVFKYEPNLALYAENNGLIFYKHLFVNYKKLINNLSKFKIVMEFGWNQKEELELMAHKFLDLETTSFNFLKDYSNNWRCIIIENR, encoded by the coding sequence ATGATTTTATTAGATGCTTTTAGAATTTTGACTAATTTAAACATCAGCCTCCCAAAGGCTGATGTTTATCATGTTTTAGAGAAAATTACTAAAAGAGATCGTCAATGACTTATTAATAATTTTGATAAGCCGTTTAACCAAAAAGAAAATTTGGAGATGATAATTGAAGAATTACAAAGCGGTAAGCCGTTAGCTTATATTTTGAAGGAAAAATATTTTTTTGGATTTAAATTTTATGTCGATAGCAGAGTTCTCATTCCTAGACCTGAAACAGAATTGTTGGTTTCAGAAGGATTGAAATTTTTAGAAGAAAATCCGCAAGCAGTTGTTAGTGATGTCTGTTGTGGTTCTGGTAATATCGGAATTTCAATTAGCAAAATAAAAAATATTTCAATAAATTTAATTGATATTTCTCGTGAAGCTTTAGAAGTTGCTCAAATTAATAGTTTAAAAACTAAAGTTAATATTTTTCAAGGAGATTATATTTGAGCTTTAATTGAACAAAATATTAAATCAGATTTGATTTTGGTCAATCCACCTTATATCAATAAAAATGATTTAGAAGTTAAGGAGTCTGTATTTAAGTATGAGCCAAACCTTGCTTTGTATGCTGAAAATAATGGTTTAATTTTTTATAAACATCTCTTTGTAAACTACAAAAAATTAATTAATAATCTTTCTAAATTTAAAATAGTTATGGAATTTGGATGAAATCAAAAAGAAGAATTAGAACTTATGGCCCATAAATTTTTAGATTTAGAAACCACAAGTTTTAATTTTTTGAAAGATTATTCAAATAATTGAAGATGTATAATTATAGAAAATAGATAA
- a CDS encoding L-threonylcarbamoyladenylate synthase: MLKNKAIKSAIEKLKKNKIVILPSDTIYGLSALFNLENEKRINVVKQAPLDKKNIVLFSSIKQAQQYGLYLTDEIINILKSTNPTTVILLDQKETIAIRIVKRKDIAKIIKKVGPIFSSSVNLHSQHQIGDQKKLSEFVFDIELFWDGELNSQPSKIYNSLTKEWIR, translated from the coding sequence ATGTTAAAAAATAAAGCTATAAAATCAGCTATTGAAAAATTGAAAAAGAACAAAATTGTTATTTTACCAAGTGACACAATTTATGGGCTTTCAGCTCTTTTTAATCTTGAAAATGAAAAGCGAATTAATGTTGTTAAACAAGCCCCACTGGATAAAAAAAACATCGTTTTGTTTAGTTCGATAAAACAAGCACAACAATATGGCTTATATTTAACAGACGAAATTATAAATATCTTAAAAAGCACTAATCCAACAACAGTTATTCTTTTAGATCAAAAAGAAACTATAGCTATTAGAATTGTCAAACGTAAAGATATTGCAAAAATCATAAAAAAGGTAGGACCAATATTTTCTTCTTCAGTCAATTTACATAGTCAACATCAAATTGGTGATCAAAAAAAATTGAGTGAATTTGTTTTCGATATAGAACTTTTTTGAGATGGAGAGCTAAACTCCCAGCCTTCTAAAATTTATAACTCCTTAACAAAAGAGTGAATAAGATAA
- the cls gene encoding cardiolipin synthase → MRRQVASFGSLLFMFSFYVIAVSLLAYFLSTQFLWILLGVEILSIFFAFYVMINKKRRMETRIRWSIFIVFFPILGIGSYVYFGRMYHYDTVKDYKYKNFSDFGNKTKDQMFDHVLPVMNEDIPEYKRAFMMGLNEQSDLIYKNTSVSFLPNGTDAWVSIFNDISSAKNYILINLYIIEDGELCRNFVQALKNKIEEGVRVYIIYDFAGSYAKFDLKVQKELKMMGAHLVPFSPIVMPFVDWKANYRDHRKDFSIDGRIGYTGGINLSDEYINMSKKYGYWNDSMVRVVGEAVQGIEKIFASDWKFIKKGKEKITDWEPEVGKLHPKKNNNKDLIQIVSSGPNHASPLHLDLLLNLIGSAQKRIWLSTPYFVPPIELIKAISSAAKSGIDVRLVLPGMSDKFMLLDVSKKWTDELYESGVKVYSMNNIFNHTKAFLFDDEICFTGTTNMDFRALFTDQQTMLLVKSKEFNSQLENRFIDDFKTSFLYNFKPSREHKWFTRLIVNIYNIISPLL, encoded by the coding sequence ATGAGAAGACAAGTTGCATCATTTGGTTCATTATTATTCATGTTTTCTTTTTATGTGATAGCTGTCTCGTTGTTAGCATATTTTTTATCAACTCAGTTTTTATGAATTTTATTAGGCGTTGAAATTTTATCAATATTTTTTGCTTTTTACGTAATGATTAATAAAAAAAGAAGAATGGAAACTCGAATTAGATGATCAATCTTTATTGTGTTTTTTCCAATTCTTGGTATTGGTTCATATGTATATTTCGGACGTATGTACCATTATGACACGGTGAAAGATTATAAGTATAAAAATTTTAGTGATTTTGGTAATAAAACCAAAGATCAAATGTTCGATCATGTTTTACCGGTAATGAATGAAGATATTCCTGAATATAAACGAGCATTTATGATGGGGTTAAACGAGCAATCTGATTTAATTTATAAAAACACTTCTGTGTCTTTTTTACCAAACGGAACTGATGCTTGAGTTTCTATTTTTAATGATATTAGTTCAGCTAAAAATTATATATTAATTAATTTGTACATAATCGAAGACGGAGAACTTTGTAGAAATTTTGTTCAAGCTTTAAAAAATAAAATCGAAGAAGGAGTTAGAGTTTACATAATTTATGATTTTGCTGGGTCATATGCAAAATTTGATTTAAAAGTTCAAAAGGAATTAAAAATGATGGGTGCACACTTAGTTCCTTTTTCTCCAATTGTTATGCCTTTTGTAGATTGAAAGGCTAACTATAGAGACCACAGAAAAGATTTTTCAATAGATGGAAGAATTGGTTATACTGGAGGAATTAATTTATCTGACGAATATATTAACATGAGCAAAAAATACGGTTATTGAAATGATAGTATGGTTAGGGTTGTCGGGGAAGCTGTTCAGGGTATAGAAAAAATATTTGCATCAGATTGAAAATTTATTAAAAAAGGTAAGGAAAAAATCACTGATTGAGAACCAGAAGTAGGGAAATTACATCCTAAAAAAAATAATAACAAAGATTTAATCCAAATTGTTTCTTCTGGTCCAAATCATGCCTCACCTTTGCATTTAGATCTTTTACTAAACTTGATAGGTTCTGCTCAAAAGCGTATATGATTATCTACACCATACTTTGTTCCACCAATAGAATTAATTAAGGCCATATCTTCTGCTGCCAAATCTGGTATTGATGTTAGGTTGGTGTTGCCTGGAATGAGTGATAAATTCATGTTGTTGGATGTATCTAAAAAATGAACAGATGAACTTTATGAATCTGGTGTTAAAGTTTATTCGATGAATAATATTTTTAATCACACTAAAGCATTTTTGTTCGACGACGAGATTTGTTTCACAGGAACAACTAATATGGATTTTAGAGCTTTATTTACAGACCAACAAACAATGTTATTGGTCAAGTCCAAAGAGTTTAATTCTCAGTTAGAAAATCGTTTTATAGATGATTTCAAAACATCTTTCTTATATAATTTCAAACCTTCAAGAGAACATAAATGATTTACAAGACTTATTGTTAATATATACAACATTATTTCACCGTTGTTATAA
- the rpsL gene encoding 30S ribosomal protein S12 codes for MPTINQLVKTRRKAKTWKTKAPALNRGINSLQKKVTRVSSPQKRGVCTRVATMTPKKPNSALRKYARVRLTNGMEVNAYIPGEGHNLQEHSVVLIRGGRVKDLPGVRYHIIRGTLDTQSVDKRRQSRSLYGTKRPKS; via the coding sequence ATGCCAACAATTAACCAATTAGTTAAAACTAGACGTAAAGCCAAAACTTGAAAAACTAAAGCTCCTGCTTTAAATAGAGGGATTAACTCTTTACAAAAAAAAGTTACCAGAGTTTCATCTCCACAAAAAAGAGGAGTATGTACTCGTGTGGCTACTATGACACCTAAAAAACCCAACTCAGCATTACGTAAATATGCTCGTGTTAGATTAACAAATGGAATGGAAGTTAATGCCTACATCCCTGGTGAAGGACATAACCTACAAGAACACTCAGTTGTTTTAATCCGTGGTGGACGTGTAAAAGACTTACCTGGGGTACGTTACCACATTATTCGTGGAACACTTGATACTCAATCTGTTGATAAACGTCGTCAAAGCCGTTCTTTATATGGAACAAAAAGACCTAAATCTTAA
- the rpsG gene encoding 30S ribosomal protein S7: MRKNQAEKRDVLPDPVYNSKLVTRAINKIMLDGKRGTAQTIIYDAFAIIKEKTGENPIDIFNKAINNIEPHLELKVRRIGGANYQVPVEVSEERKVTLALRWLINYSRLRNEKVMTVKLANEIIDASNNIGGSVKKREDTHKMAEANKAFAHYRW; the protein is encoded by the coding sequence ATGCGTAAAAATCAAGCCGAAAAAAGAGACGTTTTACCAGATCCTGTCTATAACTCAAAATTAGTTACTCGTGCTATTAACAAAATTATGTTAGATGGTAAGAGAGGAACTGCTCAAACAATTATTTATGATGCTTTTGCAATTATTAAAGAAAAAACTGGAGAAAATCCAATTGATATCTTTAACAAAGCAATCAACAACATTGAGCCGCACTTAGAATTAAAAGTTCGTCGTATTGGAGGAGCTAACTATCAAGTTCCTGTTGAAGTATCAGAAGAAAGAAAAGTTACTTTAGCATTACGTTGATTAATTAACTATTCAAGACTAAGAAATGAAAAAGTAATGACAGTTAAATTAGCAAACGAAATTATTGATGCCTCAAACAATATTGGGGGATCAGTTAAAAAACGTGAAGATACTCACAAAATGGCAGAAGCAAATAAAGCCTTCGCACACTACCGTTGATAA
- the fusA gene encoding elongation factor G encodes MAREFSLKDTRNFGIMAHIDAGKTTTTERILLHTGKIHKIGETHEGESQMDWMAQEQERGITITSAATTAFWKGNRFNIIDTPGHVDFTVEVERSLRVLDGAVAVLDGQSGVEPQTETVWRQATTYRVPRIVFVNKMDKTGADFDYSVKSIGDRLGAKAAPIQLPIGAEENFTGIIDLVEMKAYHFDGAAEEIAKEIEIPEDLLEKAKQLRSQLVETAVEYDEELMMKFLDGEEITIPELKSAIRKGVNSADFFPVLAGSAFKNKGVKLLLDAVIDYLPSPIDVPSIKGILPNGEEAERHSSDVEPFSALAFKVMTDPFVGKLTFFRVYSGILEKGSYVLNSTKEQKERVGRILQMHANNRTEIDVVYAGDIAAAVGLKNTTTGDTLSDEKHQIILESMVFPEPVIQLALEPKTKADQEKMGIALNKLAEEDPTFRTYTDEETGQTIIAGMGELHLDIIVDRMRREFNVETNVGAPQVSYRETVKLPGKSEGKYIKQSGGRGSYGHVVIEFEPNPDKGFEWIDKITGGRVSKEYINAARAGLESALQNGIVAGFPMIDVKATIVDGSMHDVDSNEMAYKIAASMALKEAAKKMNAVLLEPIMNVEVTIPDEYYGDVMGNISSKRGLIEGSEQRGNAQTVKAKVPLTEMFGYATELRSFTQGRGNYTMIFSHYAEAPKSVAEAIIKKAGK; translated from the coding sequence ATGGCAAGAGAATTTAGTTTAAAAGATACGCGTAACTTTGGAATTATGGCTCATATTGATGCTGGTAAAACCACAACTACAGAGCGTATCTTATTGCATACAGGAAAAATTCACAAAATTGGGGAAACTCATGAAGGTGAATCACAAATGGACTGAATGGCTCAAGAACAAGAACGTGGAATTACTATTACTTCAGCTGCAACAACTGCATTTTGAAAAGGTAATCGTTTTAATATCATTGATACTCCTGGACACGTAGACTTCACAGTTGAAGTTGAACGTTCATTAAGAGTTCTTGATGGTGCAGTAGCCGTTCTTGATGGTCAATCAGGAGTTGAACCTCAAACAGAAACTGTTTGAAGACAAGCAACAACTTATAGAGTTCCCCGCATTGTTTTTGTTAACAAAATGGATAAAACAGGAGCTGATTTTGATTACTCAGTTAAATCAATTGGTGACCGTTTAGGAGCAAAAGCAGCACCAATTCAATTACCAATCGGAGCTGAAGAAAACTTTACTGGAATTATTGATTTAGTAGAAATGAAAGCGTACCACTTTGATGGTGCTGCTGAAGAAATCGCTAAAGAAATTGAAATTCCAGAAGATTTATTAGAAAAAGCAAAACAATTAAGATCTCAATTAGTTGAAACAGCTGTAGAATACGATGAAGAATTAATGATGAAATTCTTAGATGGAGAAGAAATTACCATTCCTGAATTGAAATCAGCAATTCGCAAGGGAGTTAACAGTGCTGACTTCTTCCCTGTTTTAGCAGGATCAGCATTTAAAAATAAAGGTGTTAAATTATTGCTTGATGCAGTTATTGATTACTTACCTTCACCAATTGATGTTCCTTCAATTAAAGGAATTTTACCAAATGGAGAAGAAGCTGAAAGACATTCATCAGATGTTGAACCATTTTCAGCATTAGCTTTTAAAGTTATGACAGATCCATTTGTTGGTAAATTGACATTCTTCCGTGTTTATTCAGGAATTCTTGAAAAAGGAAGTTATGTTTTAAACTCAACAAAAGAACAAAAAGAACGTGTTGGACGTATTTTACAAATGCATGCCAATAATCGTACTGAAATTGATGTTGTTTATGCTGGAGATATTGCTGCTGCTGTTGGTTTAAAAAATACAACAACCGGAGATACTCTTTCAGATGAAAAGCACCAAATTATTTTAGAATCTATGGTTTTCCCAGAACCAGTTATTCAATTAGCATTAGAACCAAAAACTAAAGCTGATCAAGAAAAAATGGGAATTGCTTTAAATAAATTAGCAGAAGAAGATCCAACTTTTAGAACATACACAGATGAAGAAACTGGACAAACAATTATTGCCGGAATGGGTGAATTACACTTAGACATTATTGTTGACCGTATGCGTCGTGAATTTAATGTTGAAACAAATGTTGGAGCACCACAAGTTTCATACCGTGAAACAGTTAAATTGCCAGGTAAATCAGAAGGTAAATACATTAAACAATCAGGAGGGCGTGGATCATATGGTCACGTTGTTATTGAATTTGAACCAAACCCTGATAAAGGATTTGAATGAATTGATAAAATCACTGGGGGACGTGTTTCAAAAGAATACATTAATGCTGCCCGTGCTGGTTTAGAAAGCGCTTTACAAAATGGTATTGTAGCCGGATTCCCAATGATCGATGTTAAAGCAACTATCGTTGATGGGTCAATGCATGATGTCGATTCAAATGAAATGGCTTACAAAATTGCTGCTTCAATGGCACTAAAAGAAGCAGCTAAAAAAATGAACGCTGTTCTATTAGAACCAATTATGAATGTTGAAGTTACAATTCCTGATGAATACTACGGAGATGTAATGGGTAATATTTCTTCAAAACGTGGACTAATTGAAGGTTCAGAACAAAGAGGAAATGCTCAAACTGTTAAAGCAAAAGTTCCATTAACAGAAATGTTTGGTTACGCAACAGAATTAAGATCATTTACTCAAGGACGTGGAAATTACA